The Nicotiana tomentosiformis chromosome 2, ASM39032v3, whole genome shotgun sequence genome includes the window TTGTGTATCAACTCCAGCAAACACAATCAGGGTAAGGAAGAAACACCATCATCGCCACAGAAAATACCATAGAAAGAATTCAAACTCAGGTCTAGTAGGAACCAGGAAAAGAAACAGCGATGCACGGGTGACAGATATTGCTGTTAGTGAGTTTGTTCATACAACTACAACCTCCGGAAGATCTGAGGTTTCCAGTTCCACATTCCATCTTACTCAGTTGCAGTGGCAACATAGTCAAATAGATGCTAATGGTATACTCTCTTTTTTCATTTTGAACCTTATTATCTTTTGATATCATATGCCTATGTTCGATGAGAAACCTACCTGATTAAATCCTTGAAGTGATAAGTACTTGATCTCTTTTGAACGGATCATCCTAGACAAGTGAAATGTCACCTTAGTATACTCCATCAAAATGATATTTCCCATTTGATCTCACAAAATAAGTTCTTTTCAACGTCTTCTGGAGTTGCTATTTTGTTGTTGGGCAGAATATGTTTCATTCGGTTAGGGCACTGGTATCAAAAGAGTATATCCTGCTAAAAGTTTTGCATTCTGTCATCCTTTTTTTTACCTTTGATAGATTAGTGGTTGTGTTAATTCTGATGTTTTTCTTGTTCGcaatgaggaaaaagaaaagggaTATTCTCTCTTGAAAGCGTCTTATTAGCAACTGGAGTTTGTGTGATTAAGAACTTGACAATGAAAAAGTTTTGAaccttaagcttgaaaatgaTGAGATATTTACATGCTAACAGTTCTTTGCCAAGAAGAAGCATGGTTTGACACGCACAGCATTTTGGAGTCCGACTCAGATGATGACTTCAGTAGTATTCATGGAGGTAATGATcattgatgttgggcatatttagTTGTGTTTTGATGTCAATTTCCAATTTTGTTTTGCTGTTCTTGAATGTGTTTAAGTGATACTTATAATTGATGACCTTCTTTCTATGGATTAAGAAGGCCATCATTCttaggaaaaaaaagagaagaatacCACCTTATTCATTACCCTATGTTTTTGGCAGTTCTTGTCCCTTTCTTTCTGTTTGGATGATTCTCTTATCTTTTCCGGAAATTGCTAAATTCTTAATCTTTTCTATATTTTCGTAAGTTTTCCTTCAGAATTATTTTGAAGTTAGACACTATTGGTGCATAACGGATCATATGCTCTTTAGGCGATGGATCTATATCATTTCCAGAAGATCAGAAGCTGATAGGAATCTATGACAACATTACGACATTACTGTTTAGTTGGCAAACTATATGTTAGAATGATTCTTTCTTAAGTTTAATGAACCAAGTGACAAAGTTATTACTTATTCATTCTATTCCTTCTCGCTTCTTGTAGATATTTTCCCCAATATTTCAAGTGGACAAGTACTTCAGTATGAAACTTCATCATGCTTTATGGATAGCAAACTCAAGTACAAAGAATACCATGAGAAATATCTCATGATAGACGGCAGTAAAACCGAGAAGGTTTTGAGCAAAGATGTAGTTCAGGAACCAAATGGACTTGTAGTTGTAAGTGCTCAAGACTATGATCCATCCCTAGGGAAGGGTGAAGACCTTGGcaccaaaaaaaagaagaatttgGATTGTGCCTATGCAAGTTTTAAAAGTGTaaaaaaggataaattacaggAGAAAACTCAGGAGAATGTTTTCAAGTCTGTCTTACCGAAGCTGGTTAGTTCATTGAGTTTCAACGACAAAACCATTTGTGCATCAAATTCAGGCCCACATTCTCAAGTAAAGAAATCAACTATTATAAGGCTTTCTCTGAAGAGGACATCTGTTGATGGAGAAGAAAAGAATGAATATCGTGAGTACTTCCCCCACTTTCCATTTGTGTACTGTatattattttttccgaaaagcTATTGAGAAAGCTAGTTCAATGGTACATTAAACATAGTGGTATTCTTGTAGGTTCTTCAAGAAAGTATCTTCTCCGCCCCAGGGCTGGGCTCGTAATTCCTTGTTGCAGAGAAGAAAAGCCCCTTGCAGGAAGTTGGTCAAAGATCGAGCCCTCAAACTTCAAGCTCCGCGGTGATAGTTATTTCAAGTACGCTCTGAACTTATCCTTTTCTTTGTCAATTTATTACTGTTGTTGAACTTTTGTAGTGGATTTTACACATGTTACTTTACATTTTTCATTTAATCTGCAGAGATAAGAGGAAATGCCCTGCTCCTAATGTGTCTCCTTATATTCCAATTGGGGTTGACTTATTTGTTTGCCCAAGAAAGATCAATCATATCGCACAGCACATTGAGCTTCCTTCTATAAAAGGAGATGGAAGAATACCTCCATTACTAATTGTTAACATTCAGGTATTAGATCAGTCTCTCCCAACTGACCAAAGGAGTTTTCATTAGATAAAATATCCTACTCTAATTAGTAATAAGGTTTTTCTTCTTTGTCAGTTGCCTACTTATCCTGCTCCAATGTTCCTTGGTGATGCTGATGGGGAAGGCTTGAGCCTTGTAATATATTTCAAACTTTCTGAAAGTTTTGAGGAGGACATCTCTCCTCAGTTTCAAGACTTCATCAAGGTAATTTATGTAATCTTTCTGAAGCAAAAACAACACCTTTTCTTCtccttttgtttttccttttctcCTTCTACTTTACTCAAAGTTTGGGAAAGGTGTTCATGCGAGTGGAAGAAACTGCTCAAATGTCTGGTTGATATGTAGCAATCTTCCTAAGTTAGTAAACAAGAGAAACCAAAATAAACTTTCTCATGTTTTAACTAATTTTGGCAGTTATTCGTCATGCTTGGTACAGATCTAGCCCTGATAGTGGTACTAGGGGAATGGGAGAACTTCCAATACGCCCTGGTTCCCTATTAGTTTTGCATTTAAATGTGCTACTGATTTATGTTGTAGAGATTCATCGAAGATGACATGGAAAAGGTTAAAGGATTTGCAAAAGAGTCAATCGTTCCTTTCAGAGAGAGATTGAAGATTATGGTTGGGTTAGTTAATCCAGATGAGCTTGTTTCAAGTGCAACTGAAAGGAAGCTTTTGAATGCTTACAATGAAAAGCCTGTGCTTTCTCGCCCTCAACACAACTTTTATCAGGTGGACACATCTAATGATCTTTACTTCAATACTATGACTTTAATCTGTAGTCAGTTTAGCAACATCTTATTCTCAATGTGCACAATCTCTTCTTATTGCAGGGCCCGGATTACTTTGAAGTTGATCTTGACATTCATCGTTTCAGCTACATAGCAAGAAAGGGGCTTGATGCTTTTAGAGAACGTTTACGACATGGAATAGTTGATCTTGGTCTAACAATTCAGGTTTCTCAtttctcattttccatttttctttttcagaaAGAAAAAATGATGCTGATTAGTTTTGTGGATGGTTGGCTTACTTTTGGCTTTATAAATGGTGAATGTATGCTCATTGGGTATTCACTAAATTCCACAGGCACAGAAGCCAGAGGAGTTGCCAGAGAAAGTGCTTGGTTGTGTTAGATTGAACAAGATAGATTTTGTTGATCGTGGCCAAATACCCACGCTTGTGAGAGTTGAGGAAGATTCGTGTTCAGATTAATAAAGTTAGTTACCTGCATATTGCGTGGGGGAGTAGATTTTAGTGTATCTTGAGCTCTATGTATATAGCTCAATTGTTTTGAAAAATACACACATTCAATATTAAATACGCAACCGTTGCTACTAACTTATGAAGTAATAGTGGATGCAATGGCACTCTGAACTCACTGACTTAACATTCTTGATTTGCTTCTGCACTCAAGCCATTCGGAATATGAGGCTTGTATAATGAGAAGAAAAATGAGGAGAATTAGATGAATA containing:
- the LOC104085337 gene encoding uncharacterized protein codes for the protein MGGCVSTPANTIRVRKKHHHRHRKYHRKNSNSGLVGTRKRNSDARVTDIAVSEFVHTTTTSGRSEVSSSTFHLTQLQWQHSQIDANVLCQEEAWFDTHSILESDSDDDFSSIHGDIFPNISSGQVLQYETSSCFMDSKLKYKEYHEKYLMIDGSKTEKVLSKDVVQEPNGLVVVSAQDYDPSLGKGEDLGTKKKKNLDCAYASFKSVKKDKLQEKTQENVFKSVLPKLVSSLSFNDKTICASNSGPHSQVKKSTIIRLSLKRTSVDGEEKNEYRSSRKYLLRPRAGLVIPCCREEKPLAGSWSKIEPSNFKLRGDSYFKDKRKCPAPNVSPYIPIGVDLFVCPRKINHIAQHIELPSIKGDGRIPPLLIVNIQLPTYPAPMFLGDADGEGLSLVIYFKLSESFEEDISPQFQDFIKRFIEDDMEKVKGFAKESIVPFRERLKIMVGLVNPDELVSSATERKLLNAYNEKPVLSRPQHNFYQGPDYFEVDLDIHRFSYIARKGLDAFRERLRHGIVDLGLTIQAQKPEELPEKVLGCVRLNKIDFVDRGQIPTLVRVEEDSCSD